In the genome of Lactuca sativa cultivar Salinas chromosome 3, Lsat_Salinas_v11, whole genome shotgun sequence, the window ACTTGTAAAGTTCAATGAGAGCATCGGGATGTTTGGGATATCCGCAGCCGTGTTAATGAGGAAGAAAATGCAACCTGGTAACTTTTAGGAAAAATATAACCTAgtaaaatatataataattacATCATTATTTATTACTCATTTGTTCTATTAAATGGTAGCTAAATGGTGGTCAAGTTATGGAGATGAGTGCCTGGAACTTCAACATCTTGCTATTCGTGTCTTGAGCCTCACATGTAGTGCCACCGGATATGAGAGAAACTGGAGCACTTTTGACCATATACACTCCAAGAAGAGGAACCGTTTGGAGCAACAAAGGTTGAATGCATTGGTGTTTGTGAAATATAACATCAACCTTGATACACGACTTCAAAAGAGAAAAGAAAGAGGGGAGACATGATCCAATATGTTTGTCGGACATGGAGTCGGATGATGAATGGATTACTGAAAAGGAGGATGTATGTCTCCCCGAAGATATCTCATGGATGGATGTTCATGAATGTTTTAAATAGGATGAAGGAACGAGTACTAATAAAAGAGAGGTAAATTATACAAATGGATGATTAcatattataatataaataagTATCAAGTTTAATAAATTCAAGCTTTACTAATTTGTAAGACCAAGGAACCTAAACAAAGTGCCTAATGTTAAAGACAAAGCTAAAAGCCAACTTGTTGACTTAGATGATGAGGACGAGGAAGAGGGAGATGATATTGGTTTCCATGAGACAACGGtggttgaagatgaagatgatgatgaccaCTTTATCCCTGAAGTTTAGTTTTATGATTTAAACACACCAAGTCTTTTTGTCATTTGCTTTGTTACGAAATCACTAGCTGTTTTTTGATACTTTATGACATGTATGACCCTAACTAGTGAATTTGTAACGTATTAGTAAATGTGCTTAAATATTCGGCTTATATTTTGTTGACACATGATGTTATGTATAATTTTTAGTGTCATGACTCTTACGAGTTGAGTCACGAGTCTAGTCACGAGTTAACAACTATGATGTGTTGTTGTCTGTGTGTGGTTTGTATAttttttatgtatgtatgtgttgtatatttacttttttattgatattttttcaattaaattttgtttttgtcaATACGTATAGTATAAGGCTTATTTGATTTTTACGGTgtatatcttttaaatttaatttaaaatataacattGATAATTCCATTATGTTTATTAACCATTCATTATGTATTAGTTTTGCTATTTTTATTTGTCGGTCTGTATCAAACGGGTTTTAACCTAGTTAaataataaatatgtaaaaagaaTTACTTAAACCTCAACAATATCAAAAAATAATTACTATGAGACCATTTTCCCAATTTATGATAAAAATCCTTAAAAAAATCTATTATGCTGTAAATCGAAAATTGTTTTACCGACAGTGGTGGATACAGGATAGGTCAGTACTTCTCGACTTCCCGTTGTTCCCTGATATTGTAGGTCATGCTATGCTATATGTACCCACAATCTCATCAGTTCCTACTTCCTACATGCTACCAAACTGCTCATCAGATCATCTTGTTACCAAAAATGGCTTTCTGTAATCCACCAACCCTTTTACATTCATCGTCTTCCCGGCCTCAATTCCATTCCAACTCCAATCATATTCTCCTCCGACGAATGCCGCGGAGATTTCTCACCATATCAATGGCGAAAAATTCAACAACACCGAATGCTGATAATGACCCAAAACCCACAAAATTCGTCACGTTTTTGGGTAAAGGCGGTTCTGGTAAAACCTTTTCCGCCATATTTGCTGCTCAGGTTCCATTTCTTACTTACTCCCTCTGCATTTTTTCCAAAAGTTGAGGCGAGCGTTCAAATTCTTGCTCAATCGATTGATGGATATCCATTGATCTTAATTGGGATTTAGGTCAACTTGGCAATTATGTAAAACAGTAATTGTTGGATTCGAATTGAATCTAGTGAAAACCCAAAAGTATCTTCGATTACATAATTTCAATATGGTATGTTGATTAACTTCATCTCTTCACAGCATTATGCAATGGCTGGACTTAAAACATGCTTGGTCATACACTCGCAAGATCCCACTGCAGATTATATTCTTAACTGTAAGATTGGAGCAACTCCTGTTACTTGCAATGACAATCTTTCAGCTGTCAGATTGGAGACTACAAAAGTACTATTCCCCCCTTTGTTGTTATTTTAACTTTTAATAGATGATATACTTATTCTGTGTATTCGCTTTTCACAATAATAGATGATTCTTGAACCACTTAATCAACTAAAACAAGCTGATGCTCGTCTCAATATGACACAAGGAGTCCTCGAAGGGGTGGGTATGTGACCATTATCATTTTCTTCCTTTAAAAATTCAATCTTTTCGTCCTTTTTCCATGATTATAATATTTATCTTGATGAAATCGTATACAACATTGTGGAGTAGGTTGTGGGAGAAGAGTTTGGTGTTCTTCCTGGAATGGATACAATCTTTTCAGCATTGCAACTTGAAAAGCTTGTAGGATTTTTAAGAAACAAAACTCAAAAGACTAGCTTTGATGTAGTCATATATGATGGTATAAGCACTGAAGAAACAATAAGATTGATAGGTGCAACTGGTAAATCAAGGTTTTAATCTCTCTTTCTCGGTTTCTCTCTCAATtttcatgtatgtatgtatgtatgatgaTGATGGTGTATTATAATCTTGTGTTTATGCCAGATTGtatttgagatttttgagaaagttggcagaaaaaaccgatttaggGAGGTTGGCTGGTCCCTCGATTATGAGACTTGTAAATGAAGCCTTTAATGGAGGCACTAGTAGTTCTGGATTCAATGGGCAAATTAGTGGAGAAATATGGGATAAATTAGAGCACATGTTAGAGGTATCAAATTCTCTTCTTTTAATTTTCATCTTTCCAAAATTAGGTTTATGCTTAACCTATTACAGAAATAAATTGACCAATAACTGAATCAGTTTTAACACGTGAGGAGTTGGGTGGAAAAAATAACAAGGGCAAATAAGTAAAATGTGGTGTCTTaactcttaatacattaagccagGTTTGATTCTATGTGTGCAGAAAGGGTCATCTTTCATCACAAATCCAGAGTTATTCGGGTGCTATTTAGTGATGGATTTGAACAATCCAATGTCATTAAATGCTGCATTACGTTACTGGGGATGTGCTGTTCAATCTGGAGCACTTGTTTCTGGTGCATTTGGTGTGACAAATTCAAGTTGTGGTGATGAATGTCTAGAGAACGCCAAAAAGACGTTTTTGCCCTTGCCTTTTGCGTCGTATCCTCCTGTTTTGTTTAAAGATTCGTTAAACTgggagggtattttgggaaatggAAAAAGTAATGATGCACGAAATCTTCTAAGTGGATTGGAAAGTAGGTCAAGTGGATATTTGCAATTGCAGCCTGTGACATTTAATCCTGCAAACAAATCTGTTACCCTTCTCATGCCTGGGTTTGACAAGTCTGAAATAAAGTTATATCAAGTAAGGACAAGTTTCTTTTTATATCcacatactttcatttatttgtaaaCTTGGGAAATGAAAGGGAAAAATAGAGGGCATTTTTGTAAAAAGTTAGGAAGCTCATTTCCCATAATTTTTTTATCAAGTCGTTCTTTTTGCATTAAGTCTAAAAGAAGAAACAACTATATATAGCTTACTGGATTAAGTCATGTGTCTATCAAGTCAATTAACTAAAAAAGAAAGAATTTAGAATCCTACATGatcttgttgactttgacttttaaattgtGCAGTATAGGGGAGGATCCGAGTTATTGGTTGAAGTTGGGGATCAAAGACGTGTTATTTGTTTACCATCTAAGATTCAAGGGAAGGTTGGAGGTGCCAAATTTATAGATAGAAAGCTTATCATCACCATGCGAAGCTAACAACTATTCTTGCTTCAagtctttgatgaaaactttgtttTTGTAATATATACATTGATAGTGAATCCTGGAAAATCATTAATAAGTACactagtgtacaatgagttatATATATAAACCACATGGGATCGGCTGCTTTATATTCATGAAAAACATTTGTTACGGTCTTCTCTTTTCGAGTATTTGGTTTGGAACATATAAATGGTGGATAATGTGTTTGTGCccttttcattttttgttttgtttggtctTGTTTTATGGGTTGAATCACATCAAATGTTATCTTTTGTCATTGTTTAGAAAGTACGGACCATATCTCTTTGTTGTTACATGAGACAAAATTGGACAAAGATTGACAAACTTTTTAGGGTTATTTCCGACGACTATGATGGGTTGGgggcattcacgtcttttgcTCAGATGTGAGATACGAGATGTAAAAAGAACTCATATTCCACATTTTTGGGTGAGACAAAAATTCCGTAGACATCAATCCCAATTCTACTCTCTAATGTACATTAAACTCAATACAATGTCGTTTTGTTATGTTATGTCATATCGTGTATAATAAAGAAGACTTATAGGTCAAATGAATTTATTTGGTCAAAAACATTTggataaaaatgttatttaagAACCAAGTAAAGTCACTTTCACACATTAGCATGCATATGTACATGAATTAAACTACGGAGTCAAGTACTTATTATCTGAGTACATGACCTTTGTTTTGGGAATACTTTGATATTGTTTGGATGAGACTGTGGTTAATATCACAACCCCACATAACATGGCTAACCCAAGCCCCAAACCATTAACGATCAATGACTCATTGCAGTGTTTCAATACAACTCCATTGGTTTGCAAGAAAGTTAGCTTCTCAAGAAGTCCGGTTTCAGCTGTCACCACAGCTAGTCCGTATGTATAAAGACCAATAAAAACATGCCAAGGCAAAACTTGTATTCTGATCATTCGTGCTTCGCCTCTATGCCAAAAGGTTAGAAAACCCATCAACCACTGCATCgacaacaaaaataaaaacacggTTTTTCTCAAAATAAGGTAAAGAtcataaatttgaatattaaacTTGTACTATGAACATTAATAAAACTAAATATGTAACAATAATATTACTAGTTTTCTAGAGTTTGTTTGCTTGGATGAAATAAAATCGAACAATCTAGGAATAAAATAGATAAGATAATGAAATAAAGAAAATGATAAAAATGCTTTGATTTGTTTGTAGTAAtgaaattattgtttttattataacTAGAAATTATCACCTCCCAACTCGGAAAGCATGTGAGGTTTTGCTTTTGCGCCTTGTAAAGGGGGGGGTATGGTATTTGATGTTGTGTTAATTTATTTCTACGGTCCTTTttcatggatgcaagcatgttttaaaaacaaaatatatggTGGAGGGGTACTGTTAATTTTTACAAAGCGATGTATGAAAGGTAAAGGGTTGAAGTGTTGTTGTCCAAATCTGACGGGGTGAAAGTGATATGTTACAAACTAGATATATGGAAAATGCTATTTTACAAAGTATCTTGGTGGGAAGTGACAACATACGAAAGTCTAGGGACAAAACATGTCAATATAGAATGTCTTGTGGCCAAAATCGGAAATAGCGTGGAAATTCTTgtggtaaaaaaaataaaatagaataccCTTGTGTCAAAAGTGTAAAAGTGTGAAACACAAAAACtatactccctccgtcctaaaattattgtccacagacaaaaaacacacagattaaaaaAAACAATCATTAGCTTTGTCTTTTTGAATAAAATGACCATCTTGCCCTTTTTTAAAAACAATGGGAAATGTGTATTTGTAATTATTGATGTTTACTTTATTAAATGTTAGGGGTAATACGGTAAAAACGTATATCTACTTTTGGtagtggacaataattttgggacaaaCTAAAATAGTAAGGTGAACAATAaaattgggacggagggagtattacgTATTCCTAGCCAAAATCTAAGATAGAAAACTCTTGTGGCAaaaataacttttattttaatatatatataataattatatattatatattatatatgtaataattatatattatatgtagATATCATGTATAGTTCAACGCTCTACAtatattacttaattaaaaattagggaattgtttgttttttttataataaaaagttAATCGAACTTAACTAAATCTCATTAAAAGTGAAGTATGAATGTGATAAAAAATATCTCCATATTTATCATTTCATtataaaaaactaaaattaaTTCAATTAGAATCGTGAAAcattaaaaaaaagaattatgTAAAGATTAGTTATATTATAATGTTTCATTTCTTTATACAGTTTGATCCTAATACGCACATAGACACTATACATATAATTAGATGTATTGCCGCACATAGACACGTTACATATAACTAAATGTATTCCCGTGCAATGTAACGACGATAAATAACTCTTTTGGTGAATAATTTTGTTACGAGGAAACAATTAATAGATTTTATTGttagttattatgtaataaaaaaattaccacttttaaataaaatatttatgtttaaaacttatacttatattgtctatttatacattttatgtaaattaattatttttggtgtctaatttaagaaatataaattaatttatatagataaatttaatatttttaaattatCATTTTGCTTCGGATTTAATTTTTTAACAACCTTCTTTAATTCAAGTTTTCAAACTTTTGGCAAAGTATTAATGATTGGTTTATACATAATTAATTTGTATAAAAAGACTATGTATCTACTAtctcttaaaattcaagatacAACTAATATATTTATAGTATAGTATAACTGTATAAGATAGAACTAGTTgtaagacccgtatattatacgggttgaataaaagaaaatgttaaatATGAACAATTAAATtggaagtttatttgaatttgaaaattatgagaagaaatatgcaaaaaataaataaattaaaattttgtatttaGTTATCAAACTCGTGTATTAAAAtgattaattataacaaaatgttaagcacaaaggtttaaactgtaaatttatttgaaattgaaattttaaatttaaaattttaaattaatagttatgctaggtttaatttatggaaactaaattaatgatatattaaaaatgaaaaatgaaataaatgacaagtggaaaataaatatatctcaaaataatgacaaaatgacatgtgaccaATTAAAAGAGAGAATGACATatggcaaaatcattcttatttattatggTAGATTATAGAAGCAATAATGGAGTGTTGTTTCACATGTGGTTGCGGAAAGGGACCATTAAATTATTAGAAATGTTTATCTCAAATTTCATTTTGTTAATAGTTAAcacattttttaattaaatacaaatttgTATTTTATGTCTATAATAAGTATTCTACagtcttattttattttatgccAATTATAGGCATTCTATTATAAGCGTTCTACTTTTTTCAAAAAGCTCAACAACTTTGTCAAATTGCTTTCTTTTTTAAATAAATCCAAACGATGACTTGAACAATCTAATGAATCTTTTTTGATTGCTAATGATTTTTAACAAATACCAAATTAAGATACTTGTTGAATGTTGATCAAAACTTCTTAAGATTGAGGATAACGAATAATCTGAATTAGAATCTAATctataattttttataaaataaagaattTATAAATACCTGAACTCCAAAAAGAGAAACACAAAGAAGACCCATCCAAGAATGCAAGCTATAGAAATTAGCTACTACCCCTTCTCTCCCTTGAAATTTTGTCCAAATCCCAAATATCGCACTTGTAAATGCCACCCCTTGTAGCCACAAATGCACCCTTTTCTTCCTCTTTCTTGAACCAGGCAACCATCTATGCACCAATATAGCTGCAATTTCATCCCCAGAATTAACAAATAAATTCAGTAccttttttcaagaaaaaacatGGGTTTTTCTCACCTCAAGTTCAAGAAAAAAGGGTTGTCATGAAATTAAAATCTTGAAAACTTTTAAAAGAATATCATGAACTTGAATCTAATTCTTGAAGATATGTTTGGAATTACCCTCTCCGCTTATGAGAATGAAACCAATCACCATCAATAAAGGATGCAGAACCTGTTGATATTATGATGAAAGAAACAGATTCATGAGCTCAGATACAAAATGCATGTTCTAATTACATAGATAAAGAACAAAAGGTGGAGATCTTGAGTGAATTAAGACTCAATTATTAAAGAAACAAAAGAATGTGGGATTTGAAGGAATTTGCTTACAGAGTAAATGAGGTCTCGTTGAGAGAGTGTGTGAGGAAGGAAGCTGGTGGTGAAGTAGAGAGCCCAGCTAAGAAGAAGAATGGCGACGAGTGTAGCAGAGAGCCTGGCGAGTAAGAGGAGAGAGAAGATGGGTTTAGCAGTAGCAGCCATGGTTATCATTTTGAAGCTACTGTTGATGTTGAAAGGGATGACAATAGATGTTGCTTGAATGGAAAGCAAAGGGGTATAAACTATAAAATTAAAATGCATGTTGAAACGGAGGGTAATCACAGAAATA includes:
- the LOC111904568 gene encoding uncharacterized protein At1g26090, chloroplastic yields the protein MLCYMYPQSHQFLLPTCYQTAHQIILLPKMAFCNPPTLLHSSSSRPQFHSNSNHILLRRMPRRFLTISMAKNSTTPNADNDPKPTKFVTFLGKGGSGKTFSAIFAAQHYAMAGLKTCLVIHSQDPTADYILNCKIGATPVTCNDNLSAVRLETTKMILEPLNQLKQADARLNMTQGVLEGVVGEEFGVLPGMDTIFSALQLEKLVGFLRNKTQKTSFDVVIYDGISTEETIRLIGATGKSRLYLRFLRKLAEKTDLGRLAGPSIMRLVNEAFNGGTSSSGFNGQISGEIWDKLEHMLEKGSSFITNPELFGCYLVMDLNNPMSLNAALRYWGCAVQSGALVSGAFGVTNSSCGDECLENAKKTFLPLPFASYPPVLFKDSLNWEGILGNGKSNDARNLLSGLESRSSGYLQLQPVTFNPANKSVTLLMPGFDKSEIKLYQYRGGSELLVEVGDQRRVICLPSKIQGKVGGAKFIDRKLIITMRS
- the LOC111904570 gene encoding probable transmembrane ascorbate ferrireductase 4 translates to MITMAATAKPIFSLLLLARLSATLVAILLLSWALYFTTSFLPHTLSQRDLIYSVLHPLLMVIGFILISGEAILVHRWLPGSRKRKKRVHLWLQGVAFTSAIFGIWTKFQGREGVVANFYSLHSWMGLLCVSLFGVQWLMGFLTFWHRGEARMIRIQVLPWHVFIGLYTYGLAVVTAETGLLEKLTFLQTNGVVLKHCNESLIVNGLGLGLAMLCGVVILTTVSSKQYQSIPKTKVMYSDNKYLTP